A genomic segment from Gossypium hirsutum isolate 1008001.06 chromosome D04, Gossypium_hirsutum_v2.1, whole genome shotgun sequence encodes:
- the LOC107904729 gene encoding probable serine/threonine-protein kinase PBL9: MGSCFSARIKAESPLHNGANSRYGSKNGEEMGGSSSRVSSMSMPRTEGEILQSSNLKSFNFSELRTATRNFRPDSVLGEGGFGCVFKGWIDENSLTAAKPGTGLVIAVKRLNQEGFQGHQEWLAEINYLGQLHHPNLVKLIGYCLEDDHRLLVYEFMPKGSLENHLFRRNSYFQPLSWNLRMKVALGAAKGLAFLHSDEAKVIYRDFKTSNILLDSNYNAKLSDFGLAKDGPTGDKSHVSTRVMGTYGYAAPEYMATGHLTARSDVYSFGVVLLEMLTGKRAMDKNRPSREHSLVDWAKPYLTSKRKILHVMDSRIESQYTLDAALKAAYLALQCLSIEPKLRPNMNAVVKALEQLQDSGRDHKGAPRNSSVLNSHQHSRNAHKHQTKNANDLGNRNTISYPRPAASPLST, from the exons ATGGGGTCTTGTTTTAGTGCTAGAATCAAAGCTGAGAGCCCTCTTCACAACG GGGCTAATTCAAGATATGGGAGCAAAAATGGTGAAGAGATGGGTGGTTCAAGCAGCAGGGTTTCTTCAATGTCAATGCCTAGAACCGAGGGGGAGATTTTGCAGTCTTCAAATTTGAAGAGTTTCAACTTCAGTGAACTTAGAACAGCCACCAGAAATTTCCGACCGGACAGTGTTTTGGGTGAAGgtggttttggttgtgtttttAAAGGTTGGATTGATGAGAATTCACTTACAGCAGCCAAACCTGGTACTGGCTTGGTTATTGCTGTCAAAAGGCTTAACCAGGAGGGTTTTCAGGGTCACCAAGAATGGTTG GCTGAAATCAACTACCTGGGGCAACTGCATCATCCTAATCTTGTGAAATTGATCGGTTACTGCTTAGAGGACGATCATCGACTTCTGGTTTACGAATTCATGCCGAAGGGCAGCTTAGAGAATCATCTTTTTAGAA GAAATTCTTATTTTCAACCACTTTCCTGGAACCTCCGGATGAAGGTTGCTCTTGGTGCTGCTAAGGGCCTGGCATTTCTACATTCCGATGAGGCCAAAGTCATATACAGAGACTTCAAAACTTCGAATATCTTGCTTGATTCG AATTATAATGCCAAACTGTCTGACTTTGGACTGGCTAAAGATGGACCAACTGGTGATAAGAGTCATGTTTCGACAAGAGTCATGGGTACTTACGGTTATGCAGCTCCCGAGTATATGGCCACAG GTCATTTGACAGCCAGAAGTGATGTATATAGTTTCGGAGTTGTTCTTCTTGAAATGTTGACCGGCAAGCGAGCAATGGATAAGAACAGACCTTCAAGAGAGCACAGTTTAGTTGATTGGGCCAAGCCTTACCTTACCAGCAAACGCAAGATTTTACACGTTATGGATTCTCGTATCGAAAGCCAATACACACTCGATGCAGCATTGAAAGCCGCTTATCTTGCACTGCAATGCCTTTCTATAGAACCGAAGCTTAGGCCTAATATGAATGCCGTTGTGAAAGCACTTGAGCAACTTCAAGACTCCGGCCGTGATCACAAAGGGGCCCCTCGAAATTCATCTGTTCTTAATTCTCATCAGCATTCAAGGAATGCTCACAAACATCAAACGAAAAATGCAAATGATCTCGGCAACAGAAATACTATCTCATATCCTCGGCCGGCTGCTTCTCCGTTGAGTACATAA